DNA from Balaenoptera musculus isolate JJ_BM4_2016_0621 chromosome 4, mBalMus1.pri.v3, whole genome shotgun sequence:
ttttatttctttttggttttggtggctgtcctttaaaagataaacattcttgaactaacaaagaaaaattaattttcctgtcTTGAACAATGAAAGGATTTTAGAATTACTTTCTTAGCTCTTTCTTCCAGttccttaatattttcttcagCTTCAGCCTAATTTGTCATTTAATCCattccttgaatttttaaaaaatttcaattaactttttttaattctagaagttatatttaattctttaaaaaaaatcagtgtctttttcttttttcatgtttccaATTCCTTCTTGTAGATCTTAAATCACTTTAAACACacttattttctagtttctagctgatattttaaataaatgaaattcttgAGGGAAGGGTGTCTAATCCCTTTTGGTTTCTGTTGGTTCTCATTTATGGTGGATTGTTTCctcatatgtttaaatattttttattatgaatttatttttactgtgtcAGATAGCATACATTTGAATCTGGAACATGTATGAGGGCAGGCCCAAAGTCACAAACTCTTAGAGACCCTGTAGAGTTCAGTCAAAGAGAGCTGTGCTTACTTCTCACTTTCTTGTGCTAGGGCAGAGACCAACTGAAATCCAATAGGTAACTCCTCACCCTGGCCTAAGCCTTGTTCCATATGGCGATTAACACTTGGTTATCACAGAACGGATAACATGTCCACCCCTTCACctcccctggggggagggggcctaGCATCAGCTCTTGGGCTTACTGGTTTGTTTTTGGTTCCCTCTCTTTGGCCTCTGGATATTTTCCTTACTTTATTGGAagcttatttgtatatttaaagtttttattattattctaatgTAAACacatttctaggtttttttttcacCAGAGTTTTCAGCTTATATAGATCTCCATATATTGGCAGAAGCAGGAATCCCTAAATTTACTTTAGAAACATGATCTTTGACTCTAAGCCTACTGAAATAATATATCCACATAATTTCAGGTTATGAAAAGAAACATACCTAAAGTCAGTTAATTCCTTTTCCCCAGCTCCTTCTCATTTTAGGTTTACCAGTTTTGCTGTGTTTGTCATTAGAAAGTCCATTTATAAAAGTATAGTTGCAACTCCAGAAGGATTAAAGGTGGAATAACTTGGAATGGATTTGCCTTCTAGAGCCATACAAATTTTTACTGTGTTGGTTTCTCTTGAAATCAGAGTAACTTTCACAGTTTAGACCTGTAAAGCTGTGtacaaagaaaagtgaaaaaaagttttctataCATAAAGGTTGTGAAACAATGCGAGTGCACACAAAATGCTGAAATGATGCTCTTGCTTTCACACCTCTATGCCTGCTGAATTATTTCTCCCCCTaatacccctcccctccctctcatcCTTCAGTGCTACCAATTCAAGTTACAACAGCTAATCCCCAGGGGGAGACAGTCCTAGCCCAGtctccccacctctttcccctcTGACCCTCTTCCAATTAATCTGACTGCAGTGTAAACCTTTGTGGTTTACTATTGTGCAACTCCCCACGTCTCCTTcgccctcccacccacccctccctcccctccccccccaattCAGGGGAACTCCCGTGAACGCAGTGCCACTGGCATTACTCATTCATCCCCATTCAGACTTTCCCCAGCATTTATTAAGGGCTCTCAGCTCCTGCCTCTCACTCTCCTCCACTCCTTCTCCACTCAACTTGAGAGCCTCTTGTCTCATCCCCTCCCGCCGTCTGTGGGAAGAACTTTGTCTCTTCAGCAATGCATCTCCCTGTGATTCTGTTTTGTGCTCTCTGGTCTGCAGTGTCGGCCGAGAACTCGGATGAATATGAGCTCATGTATGTGAATCTGGACAATGAAATAGACAATGGACTCCATCCCACTGAGGACCGTAAGTTCATTTTAACTGTTTCTCTGCTAACCCTAATTACATATCCACCTCTTTGGGTCTAAGTATTATACATACATTTTGTAGCCAATGAAATAAGCAACAAAATTAGTTtgttttgcaaaagagaaaagcacGTTAGGAAAGGGAGAGGTTTCAAAAAGTTACTTCTGTCAGAGATACATAATGGGTCAAACTGTATGAAATCGCCGATATTCTCGCTTTGAGCTCCATGAACGGCAATTTCATAAGAGTTCAACTTCATATAAACTTGCATGGTTTCTGTCATACTCGAGATATTTACATGCTGTTTTTTGCAGGTATCCTGAAAGGAAAGGGGGGTACTGGGGATGAGTACTTGGGACCACCGAGGGAGGTCGGCATTTTACAAAGCACACCCGAGGAGGGCCTGGGCGGGTCGGTAACGCGTGTGTCCCGTGCTCTAGCTACGCCGTGCGACTGCAGTCGGGAGAACTCCGAGTGGGACAAGCTCTTCATCATGCTGGAGAACTCGCAGATGCGGGAGGGCATGCTGCTGCAGGCCACCGACGACGTCCTCCGGGGTGAGCTGCAGAAGCTGCGGGCCGAGCTGGGCCGGCTGGCGGGCAGCCTGGCGAGGCCGTGCGCGCCGGTGGCCCCCGCCGAGGCCAGGCTGGCCCGGGCGCTGGACGAGCTGCTGCAGGCGAGCCGCGACGCGAGCCGCAGGCTGGGGCGCCTGGAGGAAGCCAGGGCGCTGCAGCCGCAGGAGGAGGCGGGGCAGGCCCTTGGCGCAGTGCTCGAGGAGCTGCGGCAGACGCAGGCCGACCTCCGCGCTGTGCAGGGCTGGGTGGCAGGACGCTGGCTGCCAGCAGGTGAGGACGCTGGGCCGGGCGGGGACCCCCACGCGGCTTCGTTCTCGGAGCGCGAGTTGCGGGAAGCCGAGTCAGCCAACCCTCTAGGGGGGGCTTTAGTGGGAggaaacactcacacacacacaccctctgttTCTCCATGCATGGTCACAGAGCTCAGACACACCGTACAAGGCGGGAAAATTGCTTTCAAAAGTAGTCTCCAGTCCCAAGGAACCCAGAGGATAGATGTGCACGTAACCATCCCAGTCTTGAAATAGACGTCAAGGGGCCCCAGACTGACACCCGATCCGACCAGGCGTTACAGGAGCTCTATTGGCCGGTTATAACCGTGATCTCTCTCGGTGTCAGCTTCCCTCCGTTAGGGATTTCCACTTCATCTAATTTTAGCCGGCTTCTCTCTTTAGGGGAGCTCTGGTTCCCCGCGCTATTTCAGGGCCCAGCCTAATTTTTAGGAACGTTTTCCAATCCCTGGgctggcccctcctccctgccagtTTCAAACAAAAGACTTGAGGCTGAATCTGATCTCCCAAGGGGTACCCCCAGCCCTCGGGTCTGTGAAATGAGCGCCAGAGTGAGGTCCAGGGTGTGAGGTTTGGAATAAACCAGCGGCTGAGGGATCCAAAGAGAGACAGTAAGAGGTACGAGCCAACTGGTATCCAGGTGGTACCCCAGGGATGTGGAGGATCAGAGTGAAACAGGAGAGAGGCAGTTCAAACCAGATGCAACCTGTCCCATGTAATACTAAGTGAATTTTCAAACACATGTGGGCccgaaataatacattttaaagacgGTTCAAGAAAATACAGAGTAGATTTGGAGCCAAGTAACACTCCTTTGTAAGTCAAAATTTCTAAGAAATGGTGATGTAACAATTGTGGGTTACATTAGAAAATCTGTGTCCTATGTAAGAAAATATGACTTACACTTTTCCTGAGCATCTTATgaacagaaaacaattaaaaaaagcaCCATCCTTTCTTTATGTCCAATAAAGCAACTCTTATTGGATGGGGTAGGAGAAGAATCATGCATGTGTGAGAgcatgtttcatttaaaattgcaGAAACCATACCAGAATATGAGTCTTTCCTAAATAATTGAGGACTGTCAGTAcagagcatattttaaaaaatattaagtaggGCTTCAGAGGGgggaaaatcataaaatcagatatACAATAGATCCTCAATGTAAGTGACAAGAAGACAAATTATAATTCTTTAGTTGTTTTAATGGATGAAATTTCTTGTCTTTTGCAAACCATGTAAAATCATTGTACATATCACATACCAGGAAAACTGAAGAATTACGCTGTTTCACCTCCACCTCTGCACACTAGTTAGAGCAGAAGAGGGATGTATTTCTGaattcaaaaatgttaatttcttattaCAATACATCCTCCACTAATACTTTTACCCACATGCTCTGATTTCTCCTCTCTTGGTTTCCTGCCAGCTTGGCTCCTAAGGGATTCCTAATCATTCTGTTGTCAGCCTCTTAAGAACCTGGTTTTAATTCTGTCTGGTCTTTgataatataatcagaaaaacctATTAGTTAAAAGCCATTTCATGAGAGAGTTTCTGACATTTTAAAGACATATCAAGAGCCTCAATCACTGGCCCCCAAAAGAAGCCACAAAAAAACTTGCCAACATGCAGTTCTACTCCATGAGCTCACATAACTAGTGCAGCCGACAGGGGAAGCTGGGTCTCTGAGAGGCAATCAAGGAAGGCTTTGGAATGCAATCCTAACTGCCTGGGCTTATTTAAACAGGAAATCAGTTCATGAGATTGTAGTTGGCACCCTCTCTGAACACGACTGAAACATAACAGAGAATATGTCAAATGCCCATGCATATGGTGATCTTTTGTTCCATGATCTTTGATTGATTTAAATAACACAGCTAGAAAAGCATGTACCTACCAATTTCGTTTGGAAAAAGAATCAACacctcattaaaaattaattttaaaaaatcttcagaaaTTCAAATTATTCAGTGAAAAAGTTAATACCAAAGTATGACAGGACCAATTTTGTGCTTTAGTATGACAGTTATTTTTCTAGGATTTTCTGAACCTCAATATCTTCTCTATTTCTAAAGGATAAGGTCCATctgcttaatttttattcttaggATGGAGCCTAGCCCTCAGCCACTTGTAGGCAGTTAGCTTAGTTTACCACACTTTGCATGGATATTTGGTTCCTGTAAGTTCTGTCTATTCACCAGTTAGTCTTTAAAAGCTCTGAGAGTTTGCTTTTTAAAGCTATCTTATGGTAAATCTTCTTTAGGTTGTTATAAAGTGAATACCTAGCcctaatttagattttaaaaaattctttctttatatggtcttttatacatatatgagGTTAGCACAAGGCAGAGCTCACTTGTTAAACGTTTTAGCACACTATTTCCTAGAGACATCTAAAAGGTCTTCACTTCAGCATCTGCAGCTCCCTGACTGGCCATGTGACCTGGAGATGGACAGAGGTGGGAATTTACTGAGTTCCCAACCCCCAAGTTTGAAAGTCTCCTTCTAAGTGCGTATTAGCAGAAATATATACTCTATCCGACCCCTTGGAAGAATTCACTCTTCCTTAAAGGTTTTCTGTTACagcttacatagcatttataagCATGTGGACAgagtaagaaattttttttttttaattattagcaccttttaattattatttatttatttattttttgggctgtgttgggtcttcgtttctgtgcgagggcttcctctagctgcggcaagcgggggccactcttcatcacggtgcgcgggcctctcactatcgcagcctctctttttgcggagcacaggctccagacacgcaggctcagtagctgtggctcatgggcctagtcactccacggcatgtgggatcttcccagaccagggctcgaacccgtgtcccctgcattagcaggcagattctcaaccattgcgccaccagggaagccccagagtaaGAATTTTTAAGCATATCTTTGGTCCACAGAGCTCTTCTCGACTGCTACATGCTTGTTCCTTACAGACTTGCAGAATATTACAAGGAGAATGGAAGAGCCTTTGACAGATAACTATAAAGCCTGGAGAGATTGTGGGGCTCATCGAAAGCTACACAGCTTACTAGTAGTAAAACAAACTGAATTCCAGCTCTTTTAGCCAAATCCAGGGGTTCTTCTACCACTAAGAGGCAATGCAGTGTGCTGGTTAAGGGTGTGGTTCCTGCAGCCAGAGTGCCCAAGTTCAAACCCAATTTTACCATTTCTCTGTGTGccttcttttccatttacatGCTTCTGAATGAGACAGTTGATTTTCCttattcctgttttctttgcTCTATAGAGATTATACTTGGACCCCTCAAGTCATAACATATTGCTGCATATAGTTTTTAACTGTAGTCATTAAAAGGCCCATCCTAAAATACCTAACTGCCAGAATCATTTCGGAAtgaatctgtattttctttcatattcttacTTCCTTGCTACTCTAGGTTGTGAAACAGCGATTTTATTCCCCATGCGTTCCAAGAAGATTTTTGCAAGCGTGCATCCAGCAACACCAATGAAACTTGAGGCTTTCAGTGCCTGCATTTGGGTCAAAGCCACAGATGTGTTAAACAAAACTGTCCTGTTTTCCTATGGCACAAAGAGGAATCCATATGAGATCCAGCTGTACCTCAGCTATCAGTCCATCGTCCTTGTGGTGGGTGGAGAGGAAAACAGACTGGTCACCGATACTGTGATTTCCCTGGGAACGTGGACCCATCTGTGCAGCACCTGGAATTCAGAGAAAGGGCACGTGGCCTTGTGGGTAAATGGTGACCTGGTGGCCGCCACTGTCGACATGGCCACGGGTCACGTTATTCCCGAGGGAGGAATCCTGCAGGTTGGCCAAGAAAAGAACGGCTGCTGTGTGGGTGGTGGCTTTGATGAGACATTAGCCTTTTCTGGCAGACTCACGGGCTTCAACATCTGGGATCGTGTTCTCAGCAATGAAGACATAAGAAAGACCGGAGGAGCAGAGTCCTGTCACATCCGGGGCAATGTGGTTGGGTGGGCAGTCACGGAGATTCAGCCCCACGGAGGAGCGCAGTACGTTTCTTAAGTGTGGTGAAACTCTACttaaagccaaagaaagaaacTCACATTTTAAGCATATGCCACTTGGGAAGGTCTAAAAACCTGAATGCATTATTAAGAACACTTGAGACTAATGAAGGAGAGAGTTGAGATCAATCTTTATTTATCTTGgcaaaatactgaataaatagtCAAAGGGGAGACATTGGAGAAGGCTTTTGGGGATATTGTTACTAGACTTTATGCCATGTGCTTTCAGATTAATGCTGTGTCTTTGTCAGATAAACtctcaaataatgaaaaaagactGTATGGTTGAACAGAAGGACaactgttttacttttctttggcTAATTTTGTTTTGGCCAGAGATGAATTTTACATtggaagaataataaaataacatttgttgTCCACTGTTCATTGTTAGTGGTACATACCTTATTATGAAAAAATGATGATAGAACATATTTATACTACCATGTGACTTAACAAATACAAATGTAGTGTGTGTTATAATGTCACTTTTTTGAGGAGATAGTTATATAAGTTATATTGTAAAATggttttgtattaattttattgagactatttttgtaaatctctactgtaaataaaatattttataaaactagtCCATGTCatctaattataaatttaaaatgtttgggaGCAAAtccacacttttctttttttttatctaaAGCAGGCAATTAGTTTTCAGATACTAATCTATTATGTAAATAGTAATAGTTACTATTGTTAGAAACAAACTATAGAGTTGTTTTAAGCACTGGCTTCCTATAAATCATAGGCAAGAAATATGATCTTGGCTAAGTCAATTCATCTCTCTGGGTTTTAGTTTTCTCAACTGAGAAATCAAggaattgaagaaataatgattcCTTCCAATTTGATGATGCTATGAGCATACAACTTTCTGTCCCATgtatacaggggaaaaaaatgaattatattcaGAGTTCCTCAGATTCACATGATACCTGCCAGAGATGGTTTAGGACTGTAATTGGGGAGATctaaaaatctggaaaagaaacAATGACTTCTGCCCTTAATACACATCCCATTCTCTTATGCATAGAGGAGAGGACAGTCAAGTCCCTTCATCCTGTAGATGGGGAGATAACTCTCTACCACACTAATGTTCTCCTCCTGTAGAGGCTATGCAAGCAAGGGCTGACAGAAGAACCACAAAGCCACGTCTGAACATCAGTAGGAAGTGTGGCAGAACCACAGTGATAATGTGTCCGCCTAAAGGTAGCACCTGAACAACCACAGGTCATCTCCTGTTCATGAGGTTTGGAGAAGGGAGCCAGGAGTAATTATCAAACCACATTTTGTAACTAACTAGCCTGgtccttagacaagttacttaactcctctGGAACTTCTCAGTAAAAGGAGGGGGTTAAACTCTTAGTGTCCAGTGAAATTCTATAAATCTAGGAATCTTTGAAGATATACGCGTGGTATCAATACAGCTTCACCCTACTCGTGAGACCCACAAAGCCACGGTGAAGTGTCTCAAAGAAAATCCTTCCCAGTTTTGAGGTCACAGGTCAGTCTCAGACACTTGGAGATTACATAATTCAAGGTTGCAGGCACAGTGGCCATATGCAAGTCCTTGTTTAGCCACTGTCTATGACTCTGAATGCTGAGCTGAAGGAGGAAATACTTGACCTAACCTTCAGCTGAGAGTTAGGCATGCTTTCAATTCCTTTTCACATTTCAGCATGAATTACATCTGTTCAAGAGACCCAAGATGATGCTGGCCAAGAGATATGCAAATTCATATGCGGATAGAGTTAAATGTAAgggaacttttaatttttaacaggaATTACATGTTGAAggcagagaagaaacaaattgaaaaaaggaaagtaaCCCTTGAGTTACTAAAGTAGAAATTACATCTGCTACAGCAGTAAATCTGGATAAGTGTTCTAGGGACTTCTAATTGTTCCCTGATAtctattttccctcttttcctaaGTAACAGAATTCTGGTTTTAACGGTATGTATGGCCACTCTAAAGTCTCTATTTTCCAGCATCAATTGCAGCTAGATGTGGCCAAATGACTATGTTCTGGCTGATGGTGAAATAACGAATGTgattccctttcccttcctccttctgacTGATGGGAATATGGTAATAACGGCTGGAATTTCAGCAACCATCTTAGGTCAAGAGATTTAGCAGAACAATATAGAATGAGCTTGGGCCTTTAATATTATGAAGCTGCCTTGCCAGCCCTAGGCTGCCTGTCCCTGCACTTCTttaacacaacaacaaaaaaatacaccTTTATCTTCTTCAATCCACTATTGGTTGATGACTTAATCTAATCCTGATCCAGTagagcaatttttctttttaataaaaaagaccAAGCACTTTATTCCCTCAAAATACTCATAGACTATATGTACAAAATACACTTTACAGTCTCAGGAAGCTGGCTATCTGACTCTTTTCTTTACACTAATAGCATTTAATGAGTTTTAGAATACATAGTGTCAGCAAAAGGAGGAAGTAAGAAATGTGTAAAATAGTGATAAAATAATCTAAAGAGAAATATCAGCGTGCTGGCTTAGTCTAGCACATTGGCAAAGAGTTTCACTCACCAGGATGGTTACTGAGGGCTTCATCATATTACAGCACAGTAAAAGAATTGTGCAAGATGGCTCAATttattcagaggaaaaaatacatgtttaactaatatataatagattacatgtacaaaatataaaatattatgtatgtgTGCTAGAGTGA
Protein-coding regions in this window:
- the PTX3 gene encoding pentraxin-related protein PTX3, translated to MHLPVILFCALWSAVSAENSDEYELMYVNLDNEIDNGLHPTEDPTPCDCSRENSEWDKLFIMLENSQMREGMLLQATDDVLRGELQKLRAELGRLAGSLARPCAPVAPAEARLARALDELLQASRDASRRLGRLEEARALQPQEEAGQALGAVLEELRQTQADLRAVQGWVAGRWLPAGCETAILFPMRSKKIFASVHPATPMKLEAFSACIWVKATDVLNKTVLFSYGTKRNPYEIQLYLSYQSIVLVVGGEENRLVTDTVISLGTWTHLCSTWNSEKGHVALWVNGDLVAATVDMATGHVIPEGGILQVGQEKNGCCVGGGFDETLAFSGRLTGFNIWDRVLSNEDIRKTGGAESCHIRGNVVGWAVTEIQPHGGAQYVS